One part of the Burkholderia vietnamiensis LMG 10929 genome encodes these proteins:
- a CDS encoding dienelactone hydrolase family protein: MSQTSGSMITFRRPDGQELQGYLAIPEKTEGAPAVVVIQEWWGLNDQIRGVADRLARCGYVALVPDLYRGKSTVEEEEAHHLMTGLDFGDAASQDIPGAVQYLKTRASRVAVTGFCMGGALTLLSLQFADADAGVTWYGFPPLDYLDASKIKVPLMGHWGTQDDFFKIDQVDALEKKLTDANVGIEFHRYLAHHAFANETAVGPGRIGGTQFDPVWSQIAWDRTLTFFGRTLWSK, from the coding sequence ATGTCTCAAACATCCGGTTCCATGATCACGTTTCGCCGTCCGGACGGCCAGGAACTGCAAGGCTACTTGGCCATACCGGAAAAGACCGAAGGCGCGCCCGCGGTCGTCGTCATTCAGGAGTGGTGGGGCTTGAATGACCAGATCCGCGGTGTAGCCGATCGCCTCGCCCGCTGCGGCTACGTCGCGCTGGTGCCCGATCTGTACCGCGGCAAGTCGACCGTCGAGGAGGAAGAAGCGCACCACTTGATGACGGGGCTCGACTTCGGCGATGCAGCTTCGCAGGACATTCCGGGTGCGGTGCAATACCTGAAGACGCGCGCGTCGCGCGTGGCGGTCACCGGTTTCTGCATGGGCGGTGCGCTGACGTTGCTGTCGCTGCAGTTTGCCGATGCTGATGCCGGCGTCACGTGGTACGGCTTCCCGCCGCTCGACTACCTCGATGCGTCGAAGATCAAGGTGCCGTTGATGGGCCATTGGGGGACGCAGGACGACTTCTTCAAGATCGACCAGGTCGACGCGCTGGAGAAAAAGCTGACGGACGCGAACGTCGGCATCGAATTCCACCGCTATCTCGCGCACCATGCGTTTGCAAACGAGACGGCGGTCGGTCCGGGCCGCATCGGCGGTACGCAATTCGATCCGGTGTGGTCGCAGATCGCATGGGATCGGACGCTGACGTTCTTCGGACGCACGCTCTGGAGCAAGTGA
- a CDS encoding DUF4148 domain-containing protein — protein MKSFIYAVAAATALSASAAALAQSNSSGQLTREQVRAELIQLEQAGYKPELSDAHYPNALQAAQARMTNNDTTGYGAQAGAGVRAGRVVAIKQDARESIYFGQ, from the coding sequence ATGAAGTCCTTTATCTACGCAGTTGCCGCTGCTACCGCGCTGTCCGCATCCGCTGCCGCGCTCGCGCAGTCGAATTCGTCCGGCCAGCTGACGCGCGAGCAAGTCCGCGCTGAACTGATCCAGCTCGAACAGGCCGGATACAAGCCCGAACTCTCAGACGCCCACTACCCGAACGCGCTGCAAGCTGCCCAGGCCCGTATGACGAACAACGACACAACGGGTTACGGTGCTCAGGCCGGTGCCGGTGTGCGTGCCGGCCGGGTCGTTGCCATCAAGCAGGACGCTCGCGAGTCGATCTACTTCGGTCAATAA
- the parS gene encoding type II toxin-antitoxin system Xre/ParS family antitoxin, translating to MSTIAFHPSGIAHPRQAEFTILEQLLAIRVRSGADLADLANARVDVAVIDRLSERGLKSDELAFIIPRRTLSHRRQAHERLSHEESDKAIRLARIVAQATATFGDADKAMAWLRNGLQRFGGRTSLDMSSTEHGARLVEELLTQIDEGYFA from the coding sequence ATGAGCACAATCGCGTTCCATCCATCGGGCATTGCCCACCCGCGCCAGGCCGAATTTACGATCCTGGAGCAGTTGCTCGCGATTCGCGTTCGCTCCGGAGCCGATCTCGCCGATCTGGCGAACGCACGTGTCGATGTCGCGGTGATTGATCGACTCTCGGAGCGTGGATTGAAATCCGACGAACTCGCGTTCATCATCCCGCGTCGCACATTGAGTCATCGTCGCCAGGCGCACGAGCGCCTGTCGCACGAGGAATCGGACAAGGCGATCCGGCTCGCGCGGATCGTCGCGCAGGCGACGGCCACGTTCGGCGATGCGGACAAGGCGATGGCATGGCTGCGCAACGGGCTTCAACGCTTCGGCGGCCGTACGTCGCTCGACATGTCGAGCACCGAGCACGGTGCGCGGCTCGTCGAAGAACTCCTCACGCAGATCGACGAAGGGTACTTCGCTTGA
- a CDS encoding RES family NAD+ phosphorylase yields the protein MTTLWRISNYADLKGVGGLRAGGRWHFAGQPVVYLAEHPALALLETLVHFEIATVAQLPSGYQLLRIEASESVDVAEISEGDAPADWRENVDWTRSAGTEWLQTQPSALLRVPSVVVPHAHNFLLNPLHPAASDVRIAGVMQSPYDSRILHLVQTTRRD from the coding sequence TTGACGACGCTCTGGCGGATCAGCAATTACGCCGACCTCAAAGGCGTCGGCGGATTGCGGGCCGGCGGGCGCTGGCACTTCGCCGGACAGCCCGTCGTCTACCTCGCCGAGCATCCGGCGCTCGCGCTGCTCGAGACCCTCGTTCACTTCGAAATCGCCACCGTTGCGCAGTTGCCGAGCGGATACCAGCTTCTCCGCATCGAAGCGTCTGAATCGGTCGACGTTGCCGAGATTTCCGAAGGCGACGCGCCTGCAGATTGGCGTGAGAACGTCGACTGGACACGCAGCGCCGGCACCGAGTGGTTGCAAACGCAACCAAGCGCGTTGCTGCGCGTGCCGAGCGTCGTCGTCCCGCATGCGCACAACTTTCTGCTGAATCCGCTGCATCCGGCCGCATCCGACGTGCGGATCGCGGGAGTCATGCAGTCGCCGTACGACAGTCGCATTCTGCATCTGGTCCAGACCACTCGACGCGACTAG
- a CDS encoding tyrosine-type recombinase/integrase: MDTNRWTHDPVGAFLAWQQTAARGADRRPFAPRSIVQHTAMFERFLRHLVAHRVSLATFGADHVAAFLSELERSCAPGTSTRVRYAKLIDRLCRHLVETGVRTIHPAGRTTHNAGWPDSEPEPCYLPTEADTALQRYVQPRPGDTPTACRNRAIVAVLLGTGITSAEIRAATRNALDLDARPPSISVPRTHARPARTIPVAPFAVAPLGAWCAMSVDAPVSTLLFPAPRSGAAMNDMFLLMVVRDALKAIGFHATDLGPRVLRNTYARRQLLDGRSHADVSALLGLSSARTVTRIGRTLAPDAAADRAAHER; this comes from the coding sequence ATGGACACGAATCGCTGGACTCACGACCCCGTCGGTGCGTTTCTCGCGTGGCAGCAAACGGCTGCCAGGGGAGCCGACCGTCGTCCGTTTGCGCCGCGATCGATCGTGCAGCACACAGCGATGTTCGAGCGGTTCTTGCGCCATCTCGTCGCGCATCGCGTGTCGCTCGCCACGTTCGGCGCCGATCACGTGGCGGCGTTTTTGAGCGAACTGGAGCGCAGTTGCGCGCCCGGCACGTCGACGCGCGTGCGCTACGCGAAGCTGATCGACAGACTGTGCCGACATCTCGTCGAAACCGGTGTACGCACCATCCATCCGGCCGGCCGGACGACGCACAACGCAGGATGGCCGGACAGCGAACCCGAACCGTGCTATCTGCCGACCGAAGCCGACACGGCGCTGCAGCGCTACGTGCAGCCGCGTCCTGGAGATACGCCCACCGCATGCCGGAACCGCGCGATCGTTGCAGTGCTGCTCGGGACCGGCATCACGTCGGCCGAAATTCGTGCGGCGACGCGCAATGCGCTCGATCTCGACGCACGGCCACCGTCGATCAGCGTACCGCGCACGCATGCGAGGCCCGCGCGTACGATCCCGGTCGCGCCGTTTGCGGTTGCGCCGCTCGGCGCGTGGTGCGCGATGTCCGTCGATGCGCCGGTCTCCACGTTGCTCTTTCCTGCTCCGCGAAGCGGCGCTGCGATGAACGACATGTTCCTGCTGATGGTCGTGCGCGACGCGCTGAAAGCGATCGGCTTTCACGCAACCGATCTCGGGCCGCGCGTACTGCGCAATACGTATGCGCGTCGCCAGTTGCTCGACGGCCGATCGCATGCCGATGTCAGCGCGCTGCTCGGCCTGAGCAGCGCAAGAACGGTCACGCGAATCGGCAGAACCCTCGCGCCCGACGCTGCGGCGGATCGTGCCGCGCACGAGCGGTGA
- a CDS encoding metallophosphoesterase family protein, which produces MKFIHAADIHLDSPLHGLSAYPDAPAAQLRNASREALRQLVDRAIEEEVAFLVIAGDLYDGDWKDHNTGIFFGQQMGRLRKEGIRAFVLGGNHDAESEMTKKLTLPDNVTVFGHRKPETFRLPEFDVALHGQSFKDKAVVDNLAIGYPDPVPGQYNIGVLHTALEGYAAHANYAPCTLAELHAKGYDYWALGHVHEFQQWSGPSTIVFPGNLQGRHIRETGRRGAVLVTVEQGRTQVERLYLDVLRWEAVSVDASECLTVADLSKRIGQSLDALLSVDAHVPRAVRVTVTGRTPAHGLFFGRAPQLRAEVLNQIGIVGNDRLWLEKVRLATSAPEQQKGDREQLEALEDLKQILADAAHDPDFLALLERDLKPFVGKVRSDVKEEVPLLTMARAGELTALVEQVGPALLARLATGE; this is translated from the coding sequence GTGAAGTTCATCCACGCGGCAGACATTCACCTCGACAGCCCGTTGCACGGCCTGAGCGCCTATCCCGACGCGCCGGCCGCACAATTGCGCAATGCCTCGCGCGAGGCGTTGCGGCAACTCGTCGATCGAGCGATCGAAGAGGAAGTCGCCTTCCTCGTGATCGCGGGCGACCTCTACGACGGCGACTGGAAGGACCACAACACCGGCATCTTCTTCGGTCAGCAGATGGGGCGCTTGCGCAAGGAAGGCATTCGCGCATTCGTGCTCGGCGGCAATCACGATGCCGAAAGCGAGATGACGAAGAAACTGACGTTGCCCGACAACGTGACGGTGTTCGGCCACCGCAAGCCGGAAACCTTCCGGCTGCCGGAATTCGACGTGGCGCTGCACGGGCAGAGCTTCAAGGACAAGGCTGTCGTCGACAATCTCGCGATCGGCTATCCGGACCCGGTGCCCGGCCAGTACAACATCGGCGTGCTGCACACGGCGCTCGAAGGCTATGCCGCGCACGCGAACTATGCGCCGTGCACGCTTGCCGAGCTGCATGCGAAGGGCTACGACTACTGGGCGCTCGGTCATGTGCATGAATTTCAGCAATGGTCTGGGCCGTCGACCATCGTGTTTCCCGGCAACCTGCAGGGCCGCCACATCCGCGAGACGGGCCGCCGCGGCGCGGTGCTGGTGACGGTCGAACAGGGCCGTACGCAGGTCGAGCGTCTGTATCTCGACGTGCTGCGCTGGGAAGCCGTATCGGTCGACGCGTCCGAGTGCCTCACCGTCGCCGATCTGTCTAAAAGAATCGGCCAGTCGCTGGACGCGCTGCTGAGCGTCGACGCACACGTGCCGCGTGCGGTGCGCGTCACGGTCACCGGCCGCACACCGGCGCACGGTCTGTTTTTCGGCCGGGCGCCGCAGTTGCGCGCCGAGGTGCTGAACCAGATCGGCATCGTCGGCAACGATCGGCTGTGGCTGGAGAAGGTCCGGCTCGCGACGTCCGCGCCGGAGCAGCAGAAGGGCGACCGGGAGCAGCTCGAAGCGCTCGAGGATCTGAAGCAGATCCTCGCCGACGCCGCGCACGATCCGGATTTCCTGGCGCTGCTCGAACGCGACCTCAAGCCGTTCGTCGGCAAGGTGCGCAGCGACGTGAAGGAAGAGGTGCCGCTGCTGACGATGGCGCGCGCCGGCGAACTCACGGCGCTCGTCGAGCAGGTCGGTCCCGCGTTGCTCGCGCGGCTCGCGACGGGGGAATAA